DNA sequence from the Streptomyces sp. HUAS 15-9 genome:
CGTGCTGGTGGGTACGGCGGGAGTGCTGATCGGCATCGAGCGCGCTCCCCGGGGTGCCACGAGGCCCACCGGGCCCGGTCTGCGCCGCCAACTCGCCCTCGCACGACGGGTGCCGGGGTTCCCCGCGCTGCTCGTCGGGATCGTCGTCCAGTCCGTCGCGACCGGTGGACTGACTGCCGGGGCCCCCTACTTCAGCGAGCACATCCTCGGCGACAAGGCTGCCACGGGACTGCTCGTCGCCGCGTTCGTCGCCCCGAACCTGCTCACCGTGCGCGCCTGGACCCGGCTCGGGGCCCGTGTCGGCCACCGGGCCGGGTACCGGTGGGCGTGCGCCGTCTTCGCCGCGGGCTGCCTGCTCCTGCTCGCGGCTCCCGCCCTCCCCCTGCCCCTCGTACTGGCGGTCATGGCCCTCGCCGGTGCCGGGCACGCCGGGCAACTCCTCTTCCTCTACGCGATGTTGCAGGACTGCATCGCGGGCGAAGAGCTGCGCGGGGCGGGCGTCTCCTCCGGTCTCTTCACGACCTGCGAGACCCTGGGACTGGCGGTCGGGCCCTTCCTCTACGGCCTGATTCTCGCCCTCTTCGGTTACGTCTCCTCGGGCACCGGCCACGCCGTCACCCAGTCGGCGACGGCACACATGGGCATCCTCGTCGGCATCGGCCTGACCCCGGCGGCAGCGGCACTCGTCGCCGCCGCGGTACTGGGCCGGGGAGTACGGGGCCGAGGCTGAGGACGGGTCCCCACCCGGGCTGGGGCGGCGTCACAGCAACCGCGCCGGAGCCCCGTCCTCGTCCCCGTCGGCCGGAAGCGGTGCCGTATCGCCCTCCGCCGACCGGAGTTCGACCATTCCGGGCGGACCAGGCGTGACCGAGCCGACCGTCGTGGCCAGGCGTCCATTGCGCCGGCCCCGTAGCGCGGTCAGCGCCATGGCCT
Encoded proteins:
- a CDS encoding MFS transporter is translated as MAVESEPAARPVTALHASGASRGLRAGYASGALVTGAFSTLPGLLLLPYLTDTLGVGAALAGTVILVPKVWNAFLGPLVGHAGDRRPRRRAHLLGGGVGVAAAFALMFSAPGPASAGAWWAAVGFFLAATAYAFFQVPYSALPAEVTDRLADRVALVAGRVAVIAVSALLIGAAGPALVDAGGGGVPGHRMVGLFGAVCVLVGTAGVLIGIERAPRGATRPTGPGLRRQLALARRVPGFPALLVGIVVQSVATGGLTAGAPYFSEHILGDKAATGLLVAAFVAPNLLTVRAWTRLGARVGHRAGYRWACAVFAAGCLLLLAAPALPLPLVLAVMALAGAGHAGQLLFLYAMLQDCIAGEELRGAGVSSGLFTTCETLGLAVGPFLYGLILALFGYVSSGTGHAVTQSATAHMGILVGIGLTPAAAALVAAAVLGRGVRGRG